The genomic interval CCATCCCGTCGATATGGACTCTTGGGAATGATCAGCCTGTTATCCCCGGGGTACCTTTTATCCGTTGAGCGATGCCGCGTCCGTACGCCGGCACCTGGATCACTATTTCCGACTTTCGTCCCTGCTCGACCCGTCAGTCTCACAGTCAAGCTCCCTTGTGCAATTACACTCAACACCCGATTACCAACCGGGCTGAGGGAACCTTTGAGCGCCTCCGTTACTCTTTAGGAGGCAACCGCCCCAGTTAAACTACCCGCCAGGCACTGTCCCTGAACAGGATAACTGTTCGAGGTTAGACATCCAATATAAACAGAACGGTATTTCACTTGACGACTCCACCAAAGCTAGCGCCCTGGTCTCACAGTCTCCCGCCTATGCTACACAATCCACACCGAATGCCAATACCAAGGTATAGTAAAGCTGCCCTGGGTCTTTTCGTCCTTCTGCGCTTAACGAGCATCTTTACTCGTACTGCAATTTCACCGAGCTCCTGGTCGAGACAGTGGGGAAGTCGTTACGCCATTCGTGCAGGTCGGAACTTACCCGACAAGGAATTTCGCTACCTTAGGATGGTTATAGTTACCACCGCCGTTTACCTGGGCTTAAATTCACCACTTCACCCAAAAGAGTTAATGGATCCTCTTAACCTTCCGGCACTGGGCAGGCGTCAGTGCATATACAGCGACTTACGTCTTCGCATGCACCTGTGTTTTTGGTAAACAGTCGCTACCCCCTGGTCTGTGCCACCCCCAAAAGCTCCACCCGCACGGGGTTTCACCATCAAGGGTCTCCCTTATACCGAAGGCACGGGAGTAATTTGCCGAGTTCCTTGACCAGGATTCGCTCGATCGCTTTGGTATACTCTACCTGACCACCTGTGTCGGTTTAGGGTACGGGCAGATATATCCTCTCACACCGAAGATTTTCTTGACACCAAGAATCACCAAAACACCAACAAAAAGTTGATGCGCATCACACCTCACCCTATATGTGGAACGGATTTACCTATCCCACAGGCTGCGTGCTTACCATGCCAAAACCACCTGACAGTTCAGCTATCCCGATGCGTCACTCCTGTGCTGTCCTACTACAAACCAAGATCCCAAACACCCACAAAAACCATACCCCGAAAGATACAATCTCCATAAGCGTGAGGTTAGTACAGTAAGCCTCGGAATGGTCGAGAATACACTGGTAGGAGAATATCAACTCCTTCATCCAATCGACTACGCCTGTCGGCCTCGCCTTAGGACCCGACTCACCCAGGGACGATGAACGTGGCCCTGGAACCCTTAGTCATCCAGCGGACGGGATTTTCACCCGTCTTTCGTTACTCATGTCTGCATTCTCACTTGTCTACAGTCCACAAACGTTTACACGCCTGCTTCACCCCAGTAGACAACGCTCTCCTACCCAACCAGCCATAAGCTGATTGCCGCGTCTTCGGTGGTGTGCTTGAGCCCCGCTACATTGTCGGCGCGGAACCACTAGACCAGTGAGCTGTTACGCACTCTTTCAAGGATGGCTGCTTCTAAGCCAACCTCCTGGCTGTCTATGCGACTCCACATCCTTTCCCACTTAGCACACGCTTAGGGACCTTAGACGACGATCTGGGCTGTTTCCCTTTCGACAACGAAGCTTATCCCCCGCTGACTCACTGCCGGCCACCACTTCACAGGTATTCGGAGTTTGGCTGCTATTGGTACCCTATACGCCCGCAAGCATCCAGTAGCTCTACCCCCTGGAAACTAAAACCGACGCTGCACCTAAATGCATTTCGGAGAGAACCAGCTATCACGGAATTTGATTGGCCTTTCACCCCTATCCACAAGTCATCGCCCCAGTTTTCAACCTAGGTGCGTTGGCTCTCCACAAAGTCTTACCCCTGCTTCAACCTGCTCAAGGATAGATCATCCCGCTTCGGGTCTAGAGTATGCAACTAAAACGCCTTTTAAAACTCGCTTTCGCTACGGATCCCCCACACGGGTTAACCTCGCTACATACCACTAACTCGCAGACTCATTTTTCGATAGGCACGCCGTCACCCCTCAAGGCTCCGACGGATTGTAAGCTCACGGTTTCAGAAACTATTTCACTGTCCTCCCTGGAACTACTTTTCACCTTTCCCTCACGGTACTCGTTCACTATCGGTCACATGGATATATTTAGACTTACCCAACGGTCTGGGCAGATTCACACGAAATTCCTCGAGTATCGTGCTACTCGGGACAATCACCAGCAAGACAACGCGCATACACCTACGGGGCCATCACCCTCTGTGGCCAGGCATTCAATCCTGTTCAGCTCACACATTGCTTTATCACTTGCCACCAGCCTGTCAGAACCAGTACAGCAACATCCCACAACACCGATCATGCAACCCCTGACAAGTATCACACACAACCGGTTTAGTCTTCTCCGCTTTCGCTCGCCACTACTCACGGAATATCTTTTCCTGTAGGTACTGAGATGTTTCACTTCCCTACGTACGCCCCCACAAAAAATGGGTACCAGGCATTCCTACCCGTGAGTTTCCTCATTCAGACACCCTCGGATCACAGCTCGGTTGACAGCTCCCCGAGGCTTATCGCAGCCTCCCACGTCTTTCATCGCTCCCATGTGCCAAGGCATCCACCCTAAGCCCTTAACAACAAAAACACTGTTAAACACCTAACGAACAAAAATTCCTAGACAACAAATCATCACACTAAAAATGATCACAAAACGATCGAACAAAACAACAAAAAAATGAAGTTCAGTTCAATTACAACAACAAAAACAAAAAAAGTAATTGTTGCTCGCGTCCACTATCCAGTTATCAAACCACCACACCACACCACAACAACCAACACCACAAACAAGTGTTAATCCTCATAGCAGGCAACCCAAAAAGCCGTAGCAATCCGGAAACCCAAAAGCATGCCCCACACCACTCATTAAAACAACATTCTGATAATTTCCACACCACGCACAACCCCACCCCTAACACATAAGAGTGAACAAAGGTCATGCACAAAAACCAACCACAAAAAACATGGTTGCACAAAACTCCGTAGAAAGGAGGTGATCCAGCCGCACCTTCCGGTACGGCTACCTTGTTACGACTTAGTCCCAATCGCGAACCTCACCTTAGACGGCTCCCCCAGAAAAACTGTTAGGCCACCGGCTTCGGGTGCTGCCCACTTTCATGACTTGACGGGCGGTGTGTACAAGGCCCGGGAACGCATTCACCGCAGCGTTGCTGATCTGCGATTACTAGCGACTCCACCTTCACGGAGCCGAGTTGCAGGCTCCGATCCGAACTGAGACCGGTTTTCAGAGATCCGCTCCAGGTCACCCTATCGCACCTCGCTGTACCGGCCATTGTAGCATGCGTGAAGCCCAAGACGTAAGGGGCATGATGATCTGACGTCATCCCCACCTTCCTCCGAGTTAACCCCGGCGGTCTCTTGTGAGTTCCCACCATAACGTGCTGGCAACACAAGACAAGGGTTGCGCTCGTTGCGGGACTTAACCCAACATCTCACGACACGAGCTGACGACGACCATGCACCACCTGTGAAAACGCTCCGAAGAGACACCCCATCTCTGAGGCCATCGTTAACATGTCAAGTCTTGGTAAGGTTCTTCGCGTTGCATCGAATTAATCCGCATGCTCCGCCGCTTGTGCCTGCCCCCGTCAATTTCTTTGAGTTTTAGCCTTGCGGCCGTACTCCCCAGGCGGGATGCTTAACGCGTTAGCTCCGACACAGAACCCGTGGAAAGCGCCCCACATCCAGCATCCACCGTTTACGGCGTGGACTACCAGGGTATCTAATCCTGTTCGCTCCCCACGCTTTCGCTCCTCAGCGTCAGTAATAGCCCAGAGACCTGCCTTCGCCATTGGTGTTCTTCCCGATATCTACACATTCCACCGTTACACCGAGAATTCCAGTCTCCCCTACTACACTCTAGCCTGCCCGTACCCAGCGCCAATCCACCGTTAAGCGATGGACTTTCACACCAGACGCGACAAACCGCCTACGAGCTCTTTACGCCCAATAATTCCGGACAACGCTTGCACCCTACGTATTACCGCGGCTGCTGGCACGTAGTTAGCCGGTGCTTATTCAAAAGGTACACTCACTCGCGCTTGCTCCCCAATAAAAGCGGTTTACAACCCGAAGGCCGTCATCCCGCACGCGGCGTCGCTGCATCAGGCTTTCGCCCATTGTGCAATATTCCCCACTGCTGCCTCCCGTAGGAGTCTGGGCCGTATCTCAGTCCCAATGTGGCCGGTCCGCCCTCTCAGGCCGGCGTACCCGTCGAAGCCTTGGTAGGCCATTACCCCACCAACAAGCTGATAGGACGCGATCCCATCGCATAGCACTAAACACTTTCCCACACACCCATGCGAGCATGCGGAACATTCGGTATTACCACCCGTTTCCAGGAGCTATTCCAAACTACACGGCAGGTTGATCACGCGTTACTCACCCGTTCGCCACTCTCACCCACCCAACAAAAGCCAGGCAGGATCCCGTTCGACTTGCATGTGTTAAGCACGCCGCCAGCGTTCGTCCTGAGCCAGAATCAAACCCTCCACAAAAAACATTCATGAAAAGTCCTGAAAAAGACTCACAAAAAAATAATAAAAAAATCAACGAAAAAAACACTCAACAAAAAATCAAGCATCCTTAACGCACAAAAACAACCACATGAACACCCCACAAAAAACACGAGGCATCACATGATCAAACTGGCATTATCAAAACATAAAAAGTAGTACAAAACACGCTCTTGAGTTCTCAAACCACCACAACACAAACCAACCAAAACCCCCAACCAGAGAATCTCAGCCGCATCAGGCAGCGAATAAAAACAATACACCACACACACCACACACGCAAGCCTCGGCGTGTCGGAATTACACATCCGCAAGATTACGCTGTATATGCAGCATTTATATTGTTTTCACTCCTACTATTATCTTCTATTTTTTCTCTGCTCGCAACAACCATGCTCACTCAGCACCCATTTATTTTTTGACACTTGCATATTGGCGCTAGGAAAGAGTAGGATTACCAGCGAAGTTCAGCTTGACATGACAAGCTCTTCAAAAATCTGCAATGTGTTGCGTAGTTTTGCGCGGTATTGCAATATATCGGATCATAGCGCAGCTTGGTAGCGCGCCTCGTTCGGGACGAGGAGGTCGTGGGTTCAAATCCCACTGGTCCGACTTTTACTCTCTCATCTCAGACTTTTCTTCTCTCACATCTATAAATCTAAAACCCAAAGCTAATACACCCAAATTGCTCATTATTACAATCATTCGCCACGTCTGCCTCAAGAAAGCGGCACAGCAACACGATTCCAAAAGATAAACCATATTAAAAATCAATCAATAAAACTGACATATAATTATTGCACTGTTTATGTAAGCGCGCTAACTTTCCCGCGCTTCACCGCTAAAACAAAAACTGAAGCAAAACCGCCGCATAAAGCGGTTATAACGACGCTATAAATCCACAAGCGAAAGGATTTCTCATGGATATCATGGATAATCTCAAAGATGTAGCAAGCAATGCTGGCGAAAAAATTGCTGATGTCACATCAGATATTAAAGACAAGGCAGCTGATTTAGCAGACAAAGCTGGCGATAAAATTGATGAGCTGAAGGCTGACGCAGCAGTTAAGAAGGCTGAGCTTGAAAAGAAAGCAACAGAAATCAAGAACGATATTAAAGAAGATCTGCGTAACGACAAGTAGTCAGCACTGATTAGGGCAGATAGGCGCGGATCTGACACAGTTTATCTGTAGGCCGAAGCCCTTTTGCAATTTTCTTCTTAACATAAAAAATAGATACGATTATGCTCCAGCTTCTCAGATGAGAAGGAACTGGAGCATAACTTTACTCAGTTTTATTTCCACTGCCATTCCCATCACCATTCCCACTGCCCAGGCATTCACCATGTGCAATACTCTCCACAAGCCTTACAATACTGAGAAGAGAGGTCTAGGCAGCAGAACTGTGTGCGAATGTTGGTGTATCTAGCTCCACAACACGGATCGCAGTTGACTGCTCAACCGAACTGTACCGCATCCAACTGCACATACGGCGCGCAAGTACAGCAGAACTTACAGCAAAATCTACGGCAGAAGTAAGGAGAATCATGAGCACGCACACGATTTCAATATTTACTGGAGCAGGAATTTCAACCTCTGTTGGCATACCGGATTTTCGCGGACCAGATGGCGTGTGGACCAAACATCCTGAACAAACACGCGTGTACGATATCGATTTATTCTTACATAACACTGAGGCACGTGAGTACTCTTGGCGCTGGCAGAAGGAGTCAGCAGTATGGAAGGCTCAGCCTGGACCAGCCCATAAAGCTCTTGTTGAGCTGGAACAGTCGGGCTTACTCACTGGCATTGCCACGCAAAATTTTGACGGTCTTCATGAGCAAGCAGGCAATTCACCTAATAAAGTGGTTAATTTACATGGCACTATTGCCACATCACATTGTTTGGATTGCGGCAAACAGTATGCAACGTCCGAAATTATGGACAGGCTCGACGATACCCCTGACCCTCACTGCTCGGATTGCACAGGTTTATTGAAAACCGATGTCACCTATTTTGGCGAAGCTCTTCCGTATGGTGCTATGGAGAAAGCAGCAGCTTTTATTGAAGAGTCCGATGAACTCTGGGTTATTGGCTCTAGTTTAGAGGTGTATCCAGCTGCCTCGTTAGTTCCTTACGCTGCACAGCTCAACAAACGTATTCGCATTATTAATGCCCAGCCAACGCATATGGACGAGCTCGCAGACAGTAACGATATTATGCGCGACCCCATTGAAGTGGTTGTGCCACGGTTAGTACACGAAATTTTGAGCACAGATTGTTAGGATAAACCGTCTAAAAAATCCTTGATATTTAGCCCCACTTGACTTAAAGCGCTTTAAGTCCCCTAAAGTTAAAGTACATGAACATAGAAAAGGAGTAAAACATGAAAGCAACGTACATGTACGGACCTGGAGATGTGCGCGTAGATGAGGTTGCAAAACCTCACATTATTGAGCCTACTGACGCTATTATTAAGCTCGCAGCCACCTGTGTATGCGGTTCGGATTTGTGGCCTTACCGAGGCGACGACGAGATTAGCGAACCTCAAGCAATGGGTCATGAATATGTGGGAGTTGTTGAGGAAGTCGGTTCTGCCGTCACACAGATTAAGGTCGGCGACTTTGTTGTTGGCTCATTCTGCCTTTCCGATAACACCTGCGAGATTTGCGCGTCAGGATATCCATCGCGATGCGTACATGGCAGCTTTATGTCTGGCGCTCAGGCTGAATACGCTCGCGTACCGTTGGCGGACGGCACACTTGTTGCCACTCCTGCCGTACCAAATGAGGATCAGCTCAAGCACCTCATGGCAGCATCAGATGTATTAGGAACCGGTTGGTTTGCAGCTGACGAAGCTCAAGCAGGACCAGGAAAAATAGTTGTTGTCGTCGGCGATGGTGCGGTTGGACTGCTCGCAGTCTTAGCCGCGAAGCAGATGGGAGCTGAACGCATTATTGTTATGAGCCGTCACGCTGATCGTCAGAAGTTAGCACGCGAATTTGGTGCAACAGATGTGGTTGCAGAGCGCGGTGAAGAAGGCGTTGCAGCTATCAAGAAGCTCACTGATGGATTGGGTGCGCACTCAGTTATTGAGGCAGTCGGTACTCAGCAATCCATGGCAACAGCTATTGCTGTTACTCGCCCAGGCGGTCACATTGGCTATGTTGGGGTATCGCACGACGTAAAAATCGATGGTTTGAACCTGTTCTTCTCTGAAGTGCATCTCATGGGTGGTCCAGCACCGGTACGCAAGTATCTGCCACACTTTATTGACCTTATTTTCAAGGGCGCAATTGAACCAGGCAAGGTCTTTACCAAGACAGTAAGTCTTGATGATATTGCTGAAGGATATCGCGCTATGCATAATCGCGAAGCCATCAAGACTTTTGTTACCATGCCACAGAAGTAATCTTTTATGTAACGCGAACGAATTTTTACCATACGATTATGAACACTCCAGAACGTACATATACCATTACGGAAGTTGCAAAACTGACCGGCTTAGCAGCATCAACTCTACGATATTACGAAAGTGTTGGCATCTGCCCTGCTATTCAGCGCGATGATTCAAGTGGACATCGAATCTACACTCAGAGTAACTTAGACTTTCTCAGTTGGGTTTCCTGTCTAGCTGCAACCGGCATGAGCATTGAAAATATGCGCCAATACATTCATAATGGCAAAAATGGAGCTCGTAATAGTGCACTCCAAGTTCAGCTTCTGACTGAGCAAGATGCTGTTCTTAAAGAGGAAGCAGCAAGAATTCGTGCTAGACGTAAATACATTGAAGTGAAAATCAAATATTGGAAAGCTCTTGAAGCTAGAGACACCTCTCTAGCTCAGGAGCTTGCTCAGCAGGCATCCGATCTCATACACGAACTGCGCTAAATTTATTGCGCTCACATACAACAAGACTGTTCTACACCAACGGAAAAAATTGATGCAAGAATTTAAAGTACTTCTTCAACTACTTGAACATCTCAACGCTGGAAAACCGCTCATTCCTGAGAGTGTTGAGCACAACACTATGCTGCGCTATAGTGAGGAGGCACGGCGCATTACCAGCGCACTGAACACCTCGTACCGCACGCCAGATGAAATCCGTGAACTGATGACGCAGCTCATTGGTCGATCTGTGGACGCGAGCTTTACTCTCTTTCCACCTTTTACCAGTGATTTTGGAAAAAATATTCATATTGGCAAGAATGTTTTTATTAACTCTGGGGCGAGATTTCAAGACCAGGGCGGCATCTTCATCGCAGATAACTGTCAGATTGGCCATAATGCCGTATTCGCCACACTCAATCACGGCATTCAGCCAGACGATCGCGGCACACTTTACCCAGCACCTATAATCCTCGAACCAAATGTATGGATAGGCTCGCAGGTGACTATAACTCCAGGCGTTACTATTGGAGAAAACTCGATCGTGGCTGCTGGAGCGGTTGTCACTAAAGATGTTCCTGCCAATGTTATTGCTGCAGGAGTTCCTGCACGCGTAATCAAAAGCATTCAGTAAGTTACAGTCCATCTCACAAATCTCAAAACCTCACAAAATTATTTTTATACACGATTTGAATAGGAAAAGGCGCTAGTCATGTCCACACAAGTATTGGTATTTCATCCTCATATAGAATCGTCAACAATCAACAGCGCTCTGGCACAGGCCGCCGAGCAGGTAGAGAATGCAAATGTGCGATATATGTATTCTTTGTATCCCGATTTGAGAATTGACGTTGACGAAGAACATCGTCTATTGGAAGCTGCTGACACGATTGTTTTGCAGTTTCCGTTCTATTGGTACTCTGTGCCTCCTCTGCTGACCACATGGTTTGATGATGTCCTCACGTATGGCTGGGCATATGGGAGCACCGGCACACAACTTCACGGCAAAAAGCTTCAAATTGCAGTGAGCACGGGAGCAGATCGCAATAGTTATAACACTGCAGGCTGCGGATATACAGTGGACGAGCTGCTCGCTCCGCTAAAAGCAACCTCGCATCTTATTGGCACTCAGTGGCAAAACCCATTCATTACCTACGGGGCACTGTCAATCTCTGCTGAGTCTCTCCAGTCTCAGCAGAACGCATACGCACAGATGCTGAATTCATTAGAACAACACTAAAACTCATTCAAAGCCACGCATATGATGAAAGAAAAACTGCAGCGCATCCTTGTGCACGTCCTGAATATAACGCTTATATGTGCTATTCTCACGGCGTGTGCTCCACAAAAACAGCACGCACAATCGACGCCACAAAATGAGAGCGCGCTCAAGCAGAATAATGCAAATTCCTCGAACACATCGAATGCTCCGGGAGATAAGAAAACAAAGGAAAACACAATGATAAAGCTGCACGCCAATGGTCATGTGATGGATGTGGAGCTGGCACATAACGCCGCCACCGAAGAGTTGATGAATAGACTGGCTCAAGGACCTCTCACAGTGAGGACGCAGGACTACGCGGGTTGGGAAAAAGTTGGATCCCTTGGGTTTAATCTACCGCGTAGCGATGAGCACGTATCTATGCAGCCGGGAGATATTATGCTCTATCAAGGAAATCAACTGGTGGTTATGTATGGATATAACGAGTGGAGCGAAACAAGGATTGGCACTATTAAAAATCTCAGTGCTTCGCAGTTAAAAGACATATTCGGTTCAGGTGATACGGAATTTACGTTCACACTCAACTGAGAAGTATACGAGTATCAAACCACTCTCTTCTGTTGTCAGTCGTGACCTAAGCCCCACTATGAGCACCATAGAAGCACGATATATAAAAACGGGAGAATGCAGGCCTTCATTGCTTGCATTCTCCCCTTGTTTATGTCCCCATGGATAAACGCTTTAATACACGCGGTTTACGCGGAAACCTTTCATATGTAAAGCATCCATAATCTGCTGAATATGATCAGGTCCATTAGTTTCTACTGTCACTTCCAAAAGCACAGCATTCGTGTAATGCGATTGTGCCTTGAACTGATCGTGATTCAACTCAATAACGTTAGCACGCAAATCAGCAAGAATTTGAGCAATCAGAGCTAACTGTCCTGGCGTATCTGGAAGCTCCACGCCGAACTGCATAATACGTCCGCGCGAAATCATACCGCGTTGAATAACAGCACCAATAGTTACCGTATCAATATTTCCGCCTGACAAAATAGGAACAATCACGCGCTCATTCATTGGCGGAACGTCCAAAATCTCAGCGTTCTCAAGCCCTTGAGCTTCTAAGGATGATACCGACACTACTTTATCGAGCACGTTCAATGCAGCTAAGGATACAGCTCCGGCAGCTTCAACCACCATCTTATGCTTTTCGAGCATGAGGAGGATCATTTCAGAAATTTCACGCTCAGATACGGTGACGAAACCGTCTAAATATTTCTCCAGCAAGGCAAAGGTTAGACCACCTGGCTCACGTACGGCAACACCTTCTGCGGCCGTGTGCACAGCGGAAGCAGCTTGCACATTATGCGTGCCGGATGCGAATGACTGCTGAAAAGCAACAGAACCTTCAGGAGTAACACCGATAACTCGCACATGAGGAGCGAAAGTTTTCACAGCCATAGCAACGCCGGCGCCTAGCCCGCCGCCGCCGAGAGGAACCAGAATATCTGTAACTTCTGGGCAGTCCTCAAGAATTTCCATAGCAATTGTGCCCTGACCAGTCAGCACTTCATAATCATTAAACGGATGAACAAAGGTCAAACCTTGAGTGCGTGCAGCGTGTGCGGCATAAGCGCTCGATTCATCAAACACGTCACCTTCCAAAGCTACGGTTGCCCCCAAGGCACGGGTAGCATCAACCTTAATTGGTGGCGTAATACGTGGCATCACAATAGTTGCGTGCGCTCCACGTTCACGAGCTGCATACGCTACGCCCTGCGCATGGTTTCCTGCAGATGCAGTAATAATGCCTCGATCTAATTCCTCCTGGGACAACGAAGCAATTTTGTTATACGCTCCACGCAGCTTAAAGGATCCTGTTTTCTGCAGATTCTCTGGCTTCATCACCACGCGAGCGCCAGTTCTTTCCGATAGAATCTGTGATTCTTCAAGTTGTGTATGACGAGCAACCGACTGCAAACGTTCGGATGCAGTTTTTAAGTCGTCAGCATGATCGCGCTGAACGTATGCACTGATTTCTTCTGGGGTCATGATGTCTCCTCACGTACTTCTCATAGTCTAAACCGCACGTCTGTACAGAAAAGGCTTCGGCACGCTGAGTGAGATGAACAACGCCGAGTAAGATATGAATTACATATGTCATGTGATGCTTGCATGATCCTGTTGCGAGCGCTTATTGGAAGCGTTTGTTGGCACGCGTATTGTCAGCGCTTATTGCGAGCATACCGTGGCGCAGTCGCGTGCAGACGTGCAGAGATGTGTAGACGTGACGCTAAACGCCGACACGTGTCGACGCGTCGCGCGAAATATAATACGAGAACAGATGAAGGAGGCTTTATGACCGCTCACACGTCCGCATCTGATTCTCATCATGACGAACATCCTACTCATACGAAGACCAAGGCATTTCGCAGCAATGATGCTACCGATGTTCACGATGTTACCGATGCTGCCTCGTATGCTGTTCATGAAGATGTTCCTGATGATATTGCCGATGATTTTGATTTAGATTCCACGTCGGCTTTAGCAGGCGATGCAGCAACGCGTTCATCTGCGCGCACTCCTGCATTCAATAGTTTGTATCACACGCGCAATATTGCACGTTTACGCTATCGCACGCATATACATGAATTGTTGTCTGGTTCGCATCGTCGTCAATGGTCGATTGCTATGCGTGGCATGATGTGTGGAGCTGGCGCTGGATTATTAGTGGTGGCGTACCGTGCAGCTATTGCATATAGCAATGCCTGGTCAGTAGACATGTATGCCTATCTGCGTGCTCACCCCGTTGCTATTGCGTTGTGGGCTATGGTCGCCGCAGTAAGCGCATGGTGCATAGCTAAACTTGTAACCTGGGAGCCTATGGCTACGGGCTCAGGCATTCCGCAAGTAGAAGGTGTTCTGCTGTGGGGTTTGCGTATGCGCTGGTGGGCAATCTTGCTGGTGCGTTTTACTGCTGGTATTGTCTGCGCATTCTTCGGCATGAGCTTAGGACGCGAAGGCCCGTCAATTCAAATTGGTGCTGCAACGGCTGCCGGTATTGGTTCGCGCATGAGTAAGAACAATATTGAGCGCGATAATTTTACTGCGGCAGGCGCAGCGGCTGGTCTCTCAGCTGCTTTTAGCGCACCTCTGTCTGGCATGATGTTTGCTTTGGAAGAG from Alloscardovia omnicolens carries:
- a CDS encoding Sir2 family NAD-dependent protein deacetylase, with protein sequence MSTHTISIFTGAGISTSVGIPDFRGPDGVWTKHPEQTRVYDIDLFLHNTEAREYSWRWQKESAVWKAQPGPAHKALVELEQSGLLTGIATQNFDGLHEQAGNSPNKVVNLHGTIATSHCLDCGKQYATSEIMDRLDDTPDPHCSDCTGLLKTDVTYFGEALPYGAMEKAAAFIEESDELWVIGSSLEVYPAASLVPYAAQLNKRIRIINAQPTHMDELADSNDIMRDPIEVVVPRLVHEILSTDC
- a CDS encoding zinc-dependent alcohol dehydrogenase family protein; translated protein: MKATYMYGPGDVRVDEVAKPHIIEPTDAIIKLAATCVCGSDLWPYRGDDEISEPQAMGHEYVGVVEEVGSAVTQIKVGDFVVGSFCLSDNTCEICASGYPSRCVHGSFMSGAQAEYARVPLADGTLVATPAVPNEDQLKHLMAASDVLGTGWFAADEAQAGPGKIVVVVGDGAVGLLAVLAAKQMGAERIIVMSRHADRQKLAREFGATDVVAERGEEGVAAIKKLTDGLGAHSVIEAVGTQQSMATAIAVTRPGGHIGYVGVSHDVKIDGLNLFFSEVHLMGGPAPVRKYLPHFIDLIFKGAIEPGKVFTKTVSLDDIAEGYRAMHNREAIKTFVTMPQK
- the ilvA gene encoding threonine ammonia-lyase, which codes for MTPEEISAYVQRDHADDLKTASERLQSVARHTQLEESQILSERTGARVVMKPENLQKTGSFKLRGAYNKIASLSQEELDRGIITASAGNHAQGVAYAARERGAHATIVMPRITPPIKVDATRALGATVALEGDVFDESSAYAAHAARTQGLTFVHPFNDYEVLTGQGTIAMEILEDCPEVTDILVPLGGGGLGAGVAMAVKTFAPHVRVIGVTPEGSVAFQQSFASGTHNVQAASAVHTAAEGVAVREPGGLTFALLEKYLDGFVTVSEREISEMILLMLEKHKMVVEAAGAVSLAALNVLDKVVSVSSLEAQGLENAEILDVPPMNERVIVPILSGGNIDTVTIGAVIQRGMISRGRIMQFGVELPDTPGQLALIAQILADLRANVIELNHDQFKAQSHYTNAVLLEVTVETNGPDHIQQIMDALHMKGFRVNRVY
- a CDS encoding NAD(P)H-dependent oxidoreductase, with product MSTQVLVFHPHIESSTINSALAQAAEQVENANVRYMYSLYPDLRIDVDEEHRLLEAADTIVLQFPFYWYSVPPLLTTWFDDVLTYGWAYGSTGTQLHGKKLQIAVSTGADRNSYNTAGCGYTVDELLAPLKATSHLIGTQWQNPFITYGALSISAESLQSQQNAYAQMLNSLEQH
- a CDS encoding cyclophilin-like fold protein encodes the protein MMKEKLQRILVHVLNITLICAILTACAPQKQHAQSTPQNESALKQNNANSSNTSNAPGDKKTKENTMIKLHANGHVMDVELAHNAATEELMNRLAQGPLTVRTQDYAGWEKVGSLGFNLPRSDEHVSMQPGDIMLYQGNQLVVMYGYNEWSETRIGTIKNLSASQLKDIFGSGDTEFTFTLN
- a CDS encoding MerR family transcriptional regulator, whose protein sequence is MNTPERTYTITEVAKLTGLAASTLRYYESVGICPAIQRDDSSGHRIYTQSNLDFLSWVSCLAATGMSIENMRQYIHNGKNGARNSALQVQLLTEQDAVLKEEAARIRARRKYIEVKIKYWKALEARDTSLAQELAQQASDLIHELR
- a CDS encoding sugar O-acetyltransferase; amino-acid sequence: MQEFKVLLQLLEHLNAGKPLIPESVEHNTMLRYSEEARRITSALNTSYRTPDEIRELMTQLIGRSVDASFTLFPPFTSDFGKNIHIGKNVFINSGARFQDQGGIFIADNCQIGHNAVFATLNHGIQPDDRGTLYPAPIILEPNVWIGSQVTITPGVTIGENSIVAAGAVVTKDVPANVIAAGVPARVIKSIQ